Proteins from a single region of Kineococcus rhizosphaerae:
- a CDS encoding ABC transporter ATP-binding protein encodes MITFEAVRKQFPDGTVAVDGLDLELPTGRITVFVGPSGCGKTTSLRMINRMIEPTGGTVAIDGKDVRAQDPATLRRGIGYVIQHAGLFPHKTVLDNVLTVPKLVGRGRERNRALELLERVGLPAAFADRYPAQLSGGQQQRVGVARALAADPPVMLMDEPFSAVDPIVRAQLQEEFLRLQAELGKTIAIVTHDIDEAVVLGDRIAVFRQGGHLAQVGTPEELLTKPADEFVRNFVGRDRGYRGLSFQRSDDLLLHPFPAGRSLDGEGTFRDGDSLRVVVDLTLTSPTGTAVKVDADGRPLGFVHHRDVVDLLEQRR; translated from the coding sequence GTGATCACGTTCGAGGCCGTCCGCAAGCAGTTCCCCGACGGGACGGTGGCCGTCGACGGCCTCGACCTGGAGCTCCCCACCGGGCGGATCACCGTCTTCGTGGGCCCCTCGGGCTGCGGCAAGACGACGTCGCTGCGGATGATCAACCGGATGATCGAGCCCACCGGCGGCACCGTCGCGATCGACGGGAAGGACGTCCGCGCCCAGGACCCCGCCACCCTGCGCCGCGGCATCGGCTACGTCATCCAGCACGCCGGGCTCTTCCCGCACAAGACCGTGCTCGACAACGTCCTGACCGTGCCCAAGCTGGTCGGCAGGGGGCGCGAAAGGAACCGCGCCCTGGAACTGCTCGAACGCGTCGGGCTGCCGGCGGCCTTCGCCGACCGGTACCCCGCCCAGCTGTCCGGCGGCCAGCAGCAGCGCGTCGGCGTCGCCCGGGCGCTCGCGGCCGACCCGCCCGTCATGCTCATGGACGAACCCTTCAGCGCCGTCGACCCCATCGTCCGGGCCCAGCTGCAGGAGGAGTTCCTGCGCCTGCAGGCCGAGCTGGGCAAGACCATCGCGATCGTCACCCACGACATCGACGAGGCCGTCGTCCTCGGTGACCGGATCGCCGTCTTCCGCCAGGGCGGGCACCTCGCGCAGGTCGGGACCCCCGAGGAACTGCTCACGAAACCCGCCGACGAGTTCGTCCGGAACTTCGTGGGCCGCGACCGCGGCTACCGCGGCCTGAGCTTCCAGCGCAGCGACGACCTGCTCCTGCACCCCTTCCCGGCGGGCCGGTCCCTGGACGGCGAGGGCACGTTCCGCGACGGGGACTCGCTGCGCGTGGTCGTCGACCTGACCCTCACGTCCCCGACGGGGACCGCCGTCAAGGTCGACGCCGATGGCCGGCCGCTGGGGTTCGTGCACCACCGCGACGTCGTCGACCTGCTGGAGCAGCGCCGGTGA